The Bacillus sp. F19 DNA segment TCCCTCGAATCCCAAACTGAAATATTCTCTGAACATGATCCAGCTCAGATAAGCGGCGAATACAATTTCCGTGGCCATATCGCATTCCCGAGCGATGATTCGCCCAATCTAAATGGGCATCAATTTGAATTACATGAAACGGACCCAGGTCTTCCAGTCCTTTTCCAACTGCTGCTGTGATTGAATGATCACCACCCAATACGACCGGCAAAGCGCCTTTGGATATAATTTTCCGAATCGCTTCTTCGGTATTCTCATGACATTGCATAATATCCCCATGTACCATGTCTACATCACCACAGTCGACAACTTTCCAGTCAGGTCCAAGGTACATTATATCGTTTTCAATATCATAGGCACCATCCAGCCCGAAACTATATAAAGTAGAACCTTCACGGATTCCTCTAGGGCCCATTCTTGCTCCCGATTTCCATTGTGTCCCCATGTCATTAGGCACCCCGATGACGGCTGCATCTGCGTCAAGCTGATCTAGGTCAGGGCACATCGGGTATTTTCCAAAAGTACAGATGCCTGTAAAAGGTAAATTTAAAAATTGCTTTTCATCACGATTAGACATACATGCTGCCTCCTTCTATCCCCGCTTTTCAAAGTTCCTGCCGGCGGGCCATATTTTAACCGGGGATT contains these protein-coding regions:
- the speB gene encoding agmatinase yields the protein MSNRDEKQFLNLPFTGICTFGKYPMCPDLDQLDADAAVIGVPNDMGTQWKSGARMGPRGIREGSTLYSFGLDGAYDIENDIMYLGPDWKVVDCGDVDMVHGDIMQCHENTEEAIRKIISKGALPVVLGGDHSITAAVGKGLEDLGPFHVIQIDAHLDWANHRSGMRYGHGNCIRRLSELDHVQRIFQFGIRGISSSKKEDVDAAREYGSVILSPRQMRKMGLKEVLNHIPPGEKYYVTIDIDGIDPSIAPGTGTPSPGGFLYDEVNELLEGIAKRGEVIGFDLVEVATPYDPTGMTGQVAARILLDLLSYVLKEKEKKKKKDYGNEKEEILS